A genomic window from Lineus longissimus chromosome 17, tnLinLong1.2, whole genome shotgun sequence includes:
- the LOC135501353 gene encoding uncharacterized protein LOC135501353, which produces MWSITLAAVLVLCVPGSKAAEETECPFLAGPWQNEIAQAEENLGISITDLADGNIFETLNASTIVEKCKQENNADIFKWLQIIGEHINRCRYDDTKPRLDAFNIKGLKKAFEFICKNATNLKVIEDKSTCVEENRDAIMKCHKDGMAKATDKDIMYQKCSIHRMHAYCAKKVLKEKCGKKIAFIKEKAAKLAFPPTCDCKFDTKRKTFTVARDKDCVKDKDCWSHPVEGRLLESQMQNDILFGARNIKMLEDLCAKGESQDAKPKIVGLLGTCFDRGSLCTYPVQKYKLMLINFEGLKTAAGMMCEKIDVFKNDKECVEKEIEKTKICIDNAVKNITADLTAAGEQDNMKQVICRKHKEFVDCAQQHFGKCSSSVLDIVKKIVAEREPRMCNCENVGYDPASGGSDVIRSSSIMSGVLIILGFLLTKYLS; this is translated from the exons ATGTGGTCCATCACATTAGCAGCAGTGTTAG TGTTGTGTGTTCCTGGAAGCAAAGCTGCCGAGGAGACTGAATGCCCCTTCCTGGCGGGCCCGTGGCAGAATGAGATAGCCCAGGCAGAGGAAAACCTCGGCATCTCGATCACTGACCTGGCCGATGGGAACATATTCGAGACCCTCAATGCCTCCACCATTGTGGAGAAATGCAA ACAGGAGAACAACGCCGACATCTTCAAATGGCTACAGATCATCGGCGAACACATCAACCGTTGTCGCTATGACGACACGAAACCGAGGCTGGACGCTTTCAACATCAAAGGCTTGAAGAAGGCTTTTGAGTTTATTTGCAAGAACGCGACCAACCTCAAGG TTATTGAAGACAAGAGCACGTGCGTAGAGGAGAACAGGGACGCCATCATGAAATGCCACAAGGATGGTATGGCGAAGGCCACAGACAAGGACATAATGTATCAGAAATGCAG TATCCACCGCATGCATGCCTACTGTGCCAAGAAGGTTCTCAAGGAAAAGTGTGGCAAGAAAATCGCATTCATCAAGGAAAAGGCAGCAAAGCTTGCGTTCCCTCCAACGTGCGACTGCAAATTTGACA CCAAGCGCAAGACCTTTACAGTCGCCCGTGACAAGGACTGTGTGAAGGACAAGGACTGCTGGTCTCACCCCGTGGAAGGCCGTCTCCTCGAGTCACAGATGCAAAATGATATCTTGTTCGGAGCCAGAAACATCAAAATGTTGGAGGATTTATGCGC GAAAGGTGAATCACAAGATGCCAAGCCCAAAATTGTCGGCCTCCTCGGCACATGCTTCGATAGGGGGAGCCTCTGTACTTACCCAGTCCAGAAGTACAAATTGATGCTCATCAACTTTGAAGGATTGAAAACGGCAGCTGGAATGATGTGTGAAAAAATCGATG TCTTCAAGAACGACAAGGAGTGTGTGGAGAAAGAGATAGAGAAGACAAAGATTTGCATCGACAACGCGGTGAAAAACATCACAGCTGACTTGACGGCAGCTGGCGAGCAGGATAACATGAAACAAGTCATATGCAG GAAACACAAGGAATTCGTTGACTGTGCCCAACAGCATTTCGGCAAGTGCTCCTCATCAGTTTTGGACATCGTCAAAAAGATTGTTGCCGAGCGAGAGCCCCGGATGTGTAACTGTGAGAATGTTGGTTACGACCCTGCAAGCGGCGGAAGCGACGTCATTAGATCTTCTTCTATCATGAGTGGAGTTTTGATAATACTCGGTTTCCTTCTGaccaaatatttatcataa
- the LOC135501574 gene encoding uncharacterized protein LOC135501574 isoform X2: MVTNQLGVLLLSCGFLMFAAVEGYGPCPKTEPGRNLARGAKNLLHTPEELFNGKLVEGKKFEELDKLCNSTDSIEDGMSRVENAVKYCIYKDRLKVLDSFDITGLNETFLYMCDMERRNALQSLTECLNSKENTDSMAKCRKQYYDDRVKNATTPKTEVQNKCTWFRAIVYCAETAAMNPKCEKDALDLYKEMSKLQLPACDCNANVRHPDDMKAWSGSYKCKATRCVSFMGKEVNEATVQSNLLFGADHMDQIEWMCKLIPGKSSHIAHELTKCIVKPDCFYLTKLNKFKLINVDGMIKAAERICNTSELIKNDTENFMDSLNAFTICQGKMHAIVEDEYRVKKDMKDTVCRKHAANTDCLRESFNTTSRAIYNALEDSLKMRLPDICDCKPLGIDPRAVVGGAERFYLSSILAILIPFAVHRIIL; encoded by the exons ATGGTGACCAATCAATTAGGCGTACTGCTACTCTCCTGTGGATTCCTCA TGTTTGCTGCTGTCGAGGGTTACGGCCCCTGTCCGAAAACCGAGCCAGGTCGAAATCTAGCCAGGGGAGCGAAGAACCTTCTACATACACCAGAGGAGCTTTTCAATGGAAAACTGGTTGAGGGAAAGAAGTTTGAAGAATTAGATAAACTTTGCAA ttctACCGATAGTATTGAAGATGGCATGTCGAGAGTGGAGAATGCAGTGAAATATTGTATATACAAGGACCGACTTAAAGTACTCGATTCCTTTGACATTACTGGGCTGAATGAGACATTTTTATACATGTGCGACATGGAACGACGAAACG CTTTACAAAGTCTCACTGAATGTCTCAATTCGAAGGAAAATACAGATTCGATGGCCAAATGTCGAAAACAATACTACGACGATAGGGTGAAAAATGCTACTACTCCTAAAACAGAAGTGCAAAACAAATGCAC ATGGTTCAGGGCCATTGTTTATTGTGCGGAAACGGCCGCGATGAATCCGAAGTGTGAAAAAGATGCGCTTGATCTGTATAAAGAAATGTCCAAACTACAACTTCCTGCATGTGACTGCAATGCTAATG TGAGACACCCTGATGACATGAAGGCCTGGAGCGGGTCCTACAAGTGTAAAGCGACTCGGTGCGTGAGCTTCATGGGGAAAGAAGTGAACGAAGCAACAGTACAGAGCAACCTACTCTTCGGAGCGGATCACATGGATCAGATAGAGTGGATGTGCAA GCTAATACCGGGGAAGTCCTCCCATATTGCACATGAACTGACGAAGTGTATCGTCAAACCAGATTGCTTCTACCTCACCAAGCTTAACAAGTTCAAACTCATCAACGTAGATGGAATGATTAAGGCAGCAGAACGCATTTGCAATACTTCGGAAT TAATCAAAAACGACACGGAGAACTTTATGGACAGCTTGAACGCTTTTACCATTTGCCAGGGTAAGATGCATGCCATCGTTGAGGACGAGTACCGCGTCAAGAAAGATATGAAGGACACCGTGTGCAG GAAACACGCAGCGAACACCGATTGTCTCAGGGAATCGTTCAACACGACGAGTAGGGCGATCTACAATGCTCTTGAAGATAGTCTGAAGATGCGACTCCCAGACATTTGTGACTGTAAGCCTTTAGGAATCGACCCCAGAGCAGTAGTCGGAGGAGCAGAACGATTCTACTTGTCTTCCATATTAGCAATATTGATACCATTCGCAGTCCATCGAATTATATTGTAA
- the LOC135501574 gene encoding uncharacterized protein LOC135501574 isoform X1 yields the protein MATILYNLRRFKMVTNQLGVLLLSCGFLMFAAVEGYGPCPKTEPGRNLARGAKNLLHTPEELFNGKLVEGKKFEELDKLCNSTDSIEDGMSRVENAVKYCIYKDRLKVLDSFDITGLNETFLYMCDMERRNALQSLTECLNSKENTDSMAKCRKQYYDDRVKNATTPKTEVQNKCTWFRAIVYCAETAAMNPKCEKDALDLYKEMSKLQLPACDCNANVRHPDDMKAWSGSYKCKATRCVSFMGKEVNEATVQSNLLFGADHMDQIEWMCKLIPGKSSHIAHELTKCIVKPDCFYLTKLNKFKLINVDGMIKAAERICNTSELIKNDTENFMDSLNAFTICQGKMHAIVEDEYRVKKDMKDTVCRKHAANTDCLRESFNTTSRAIYNALEDSLKMRLPDICDCKPLGIDPRAVVGGAERFYLSSILAILIPFAVHRIIL from the exons ATGGCTACTATCCTGTACAATCTCAGAAG GTTCAAGATGGTGACCAATCAATTAGGCGTACTGCTACTCTCCTGTGGATTCCTCA TGTTTGCTGCTGTCGAGGGTTACGGCCCCTGTCCGAAAACCGAGCCAGGTCGAAATCTAGCCAGGGGAGCGAAGAACCTTCTACATACACCAGAGGAGCTTTTCAATGGAAAACTGGTTGAGGGAAAGAAGTTTGAAGAATTAGATAAACTTTGCAA ttctACCGATAGTATTGAAGATGGCATGTCGAGAGTGGAGAATGCAGTGAAATATTGTATATACAAGGACCGACTTAAAGTACTCGATTCCTTTGACATTACTGGGCTGAATGAGACATTTTTATACATGTGCGACATGGAACGACGAAACG CTTTACAAAGTCTCACTGAATGTCTCAATTCGAAGGAAAATACAGATTCGATGGCCAAATGTCGAAAACAATACTACGACGATAGGGTGAAAAATGCTACTACTCCTAAAACAGAAGTGCAAAACAAATGCAC ATGGTTCAGGGCCATTGTTTATTGTGCGGAAACGGCCGCGATGAATCCGAAGTGTGAAAAAGATGCGCTTGATCTGTATAAAGAAATGTCCAAACTACAACTTCCTGCATGTGACTGCAATGCTAATG TGAGACACCCTGATGACATGAAGGCCTGGAGCGGGTCCTACAAGTGTAAAGCGACTCGGTGCGTGAGCTTCATGGGGAAAGAAGTGAACGAAGCAACAGTACAGAGCAACCTACTCTTCGGAGCGGATCACATGGATCAGATAGAGTGGATGTGCAA GCTAATACCGGGGAAGTCCTCCCATATTGCACATGAACTGACGAAGTGTATCGTCAAACCAGATTGCTTCTACCTCACCAAGCTTAACAAGTTCAAACTCATCAACGTAGATGGAATGATTAAGGCAGCAGAACGCATTTGCAATACTTCGGAAT TAATCAAAAACGACACGGAGAACTTTATGGACAGCTTGAACGCTTTTACCATTTGCCAGGGTAAGATGCATGCCATCGTTGAGGACGAGTACCGCGTCAAGAAAGATATGAAGGACACCGTGTGCAG GAAACACGCAGCGAACACCGATTGTCTCAGGGAATCGTTCAACACGACGAGTAGGGCGATCTACAATGCTCTTGAAGATAGTCTGAAGATGCGACTCCCAGACATTTGTGACTGTAAGCCTTTAGGAATCGACCCCAGAGCAGTAGTCGGAGGAGCAGAACGATTCTACTTGTCTTCCATATTAGCAATATTGATACCATTCGCAGTCCATCGAATTATATTGTAA